The DNA segment GTGAAGCGCTTGATCGACGCCGATACCATCGGCGAGCCGCTGTATGCCCTGGTCGAACTCTGGCGGCGCCCCTATCGACTCGGCTCCGACGGTTGGCGCTACGACATCCATCGCGTGGGCAATTGGATCCTCGAAGAGCCGATTCATTTCTTCGACTTGGCGCGCTGGTACCTGTCGCGCTTGGGAAATCCCCTCTCGGTGTACGCGGCCGCTAACGGCAAACGAGCCGACCAGCCCGAGCTGCACGATAACTTCTCGGCGATCCTCAAGTTTCCCGGTGGTGGCTACGCGACGATCTCGCAAACCCTGGCCGGCTGGGAGCACCACCAGGTAGCGAAGATCACGGGCACGCGCGGCGCGCTCGTCGCCCGTTGGAGCGGCGCGATGGATCGGACGTTCGAGCCGACGTTCAGCCTGCACCGTCTCGAAGGCGAGCAGGCGGTCGAGGTTCCGGTCACGAAGCCCAGCGGTGAGGTCTACGAACTGGTCGATCAACTGGCTGCGTTCGTCCACGCGGTGCGCGAGGGGACGCCTGTCGCTTGTTCCGGCGAGGATGGAGGGTGGTCCGTGGCGATGTGCCTGGCGGCGGCAGAATCACTGGCGAGCGGCTTGCCGGTCAACTTTTCCGAGAGGTAGCGTGTGTCGCAGCCAGGTCTACAATCGCCGCGCCGCTGGTACGCCGATCTGTCGCGCTACCAATGGCTGGTGCTGGCGATCGCTTCGGCCGGCTGGGTCTTCGATACGTTCGAGGGCCAGCTCTTCAACATCACGCGCGGCAGCATGCTGGGCGAGTTGATCGGCGCGAGTGCCGGCAGTGAGAAGACGGCGCTCGATGCCGCCGTGAAGCAGGCGGGCGACGTTCTCCTAGGCGTGTTTCTGCTCGGCGGCACGTTGGGCGGCGTGGTGTTCGGCTCGCTGGCCGATCGCTTCGGCCGCAAGCCGACGATGGCCGCCACGATTCTCTGCTATTCGATCTTCTCCGGGCTCACCTATTTTGCGACGGAAGTGTGGCAGGTCGCGGCGCTGCGCTTTCTGGTGGCGCTGGGCGTGGGCGGCGAATGGGCCGTGGCCGCGGCGCTGGTGGCGGAGGTCTTTCCCGCGCACGCTCGCGCGCATGCGGCAGGGATCTTTCACGCGACCAGTATCTTCGGCACCTGGCTGGCCGCCATCGCGGGCCTGGCAGTGAACACCCAGTGGCGTTACGCCTATTTGATCGGCATCGCGCCGGCACTCCTCGTCCTGTGGGTGCGCAGCGGCATCGACGAACCGCAGAGCTGGAAACAAGCCGGGCGCGATCAACGCGCCATGGGTAGCTTTCGTGAACTCTTCGGCGTCGCGCGCTGGGCGCGGCGGGCTATTCTCGGTTTACTGTTGGCGGCGGTCGGACTCGGAACGTTCTGGGGCGTGACCGTGGCCGGCCAGGATCTTATGCAAGAACTCCTCGTGCGCGGCGGCATGTCCAGTGCCGAAGCGACCAGCAAGGCCCGCTTCGCCTACGGCATCGTGCAAACGACCGGTGGCGGTTTGGGGCTGTTGTGCTTTGCGCCACTCGCGCAGCGCTTCGGCCGGCGGCCGGCGTTCGCCATCATGCTCGTCGCGGCGCAAGCGATCGTGCCCATCACTTGCTATTGGCCGCAAACCTACGGGCAGATGCTGGCGATCCTGCCGGTGTTCGGGTTCTTGACGCTGTCGATTCATGCCGGCTACGCGATCTATTTTCCCGAATTGTTTCCCAGTCACTTGCGCGCGACCGGCGCGGGCTTTTGCTTCAACGGCGGCCGGCTGCTGGCCGCGCCAATCTTGTTTCTCTCGGGAAGGATCAAAGCGCTCCCCGGACTGGACTTGCGCTCGGCCGTTTGCTTTTTGAGTTTGCTGTTCTCGCTGGGGCTTGTGGTACTGTGGTTTCTGCCCGAAACGAAGGATCAGCCGCTGCCCGATTGAGCGGGCCACATGGCATCACGAGTTAGGAATGCCCCGCATCGCGCTTTTCAAACAGCGCTTAGCTGTACTGCCGAAGGCAGACAATAAAGTGAGTACGAAGATGGTCGAGCGAACACTTGAAGTAGCGACGGTCGCGATCGCCGGACAGCAGACGCACGACGGCGAAGCGTTTCCGCTCGTACTCGCCTGCACGGACGGCGGCGCGCCCCTCGACGAGGCTGTCACTTGGGTAACGAATCAACGCGACGCGCTGCTTGCGTACGCCGCTACGCACGGGGCGATCCTGTTTCGCGGTTTCCCGGTCGCAAGCGCCGGGGATTTCGATCGTTTCGTGGCCGCCTTCCACCTGCCGAACTTCCCCTATGACGAATCGCTGTCGAACGCCGTTCGCGTGAATCGCACGCCGCGCGTCTTCACGGCGAACGAGGCGCCCGCGGCGGTGACGATTTTTCTGCACCATGAAATGGCGCAGACGCCGATCTTTCCCAGTCGGCTCTTCTTTTTCTGCGAGCAGGCCGCCGCATCAGGCGGGGCGACACCGCTGTGCCGCTCGGACGTGCTGT comes from the Pirellulales bacterium genome and includes:
- a CDS encoding Gfo/Idh/MocA family oxidoreductase; translation: VKRLIDADTIGEPLYALVELWRRPYRLGSDGWRYDIHRVGNWILEEPIHFFDLARWYLSRLGNPLSVYAAANGKRADQPELHDNFSAILKFPGGGYATISQTLAGWEHHQVAKITGTRGALVARWSGAMDRTFEPTFSLHRLEGEQAVEVPVTKPSGEVYELVDQLAAFVHAVREGTPVACSGEDGGWSVAMCLAAAESLASGLPVNFSER
- a CDS encoding MFS transporter, with the protein product MSQPGLQSPRRWYADLSRYQWLVLAIASAGWVFDTFEGQLFNITRGSMLGELIGASAGSEKTALDAAVKQAGDVLLGVFLLGGTLGGVVFGSLADRFGRKPTMAATILCYSIFSGLTYFATEVWQVAALRFLVALGVGGEWAVAAALVAEVFPAHARAHAAGIFHATSIFGTWLAAIAGLAVNTQWRYAYLIGIAPALLVLWVRSGIDEPQSWKQAGRDQRAMGSFRELFGVARWARRAILGLLLAAVGLGTFWGVTVAGQDLMQELLVRGGMSSAEATSKARFAYGIVQTTGGGLGLLCFAPLAQRFGRRPAFAIMLVAAQAIVPITCYWPQTYGQMLAILPVFGFLTLSIHAGYAIYFPELFPSHLRATGAGFCFNGGRLLAAPILFLSGRIKALPGLDLRSAVCFLSLLFSLGLVVLWFLPETKDQPLPD